The DNA window CATGTTGTCGATAGCGGTCATTAAATCCGCCGACGACGGCAGGGGATAGTTCTGCGCGAGGTCGTACAGGTCGAGATGGATATACCCGCCGTATGCCCGTGTATAGTACTGTTCGACCGTCCCGGTGAGCGTGGTGATGATCGATACGGGGATGTTCGTATGCGCGGGGTTCAGCCAAAGGTTGGTCGCGGCGGTCAGATCGGAGACATACGCCTCGAACTTCGCGTACACATTGGTGACCTGACGGAGGTCGTATGCCGCGAGAGTGGTATATGGTAGGTCTTTCCATGTATTCGAGTAGGACATCACGAGACTGTGGCAGAGGTTCGACGGGGTGGGGTTCATATCGAAACGGTCGAGCCAGTCGTCGTACTTCCATCCCCCGTTGGGTTCGAGGTCGGCGGACGCGACAATATAATCCGCGGCATCCTTGAGGTCGTACGCGGTCTCGAGCATTCCCATCAGGCACGCGTCGAACCCGATCACGTCGATACCCTTCCCGGCGAGCGCGGGCGCGAACTGGTTATTCCCGATAAAGTCGTCCCCGGATGTATCGTCATACGCGACCCCGAGCGTGTTGACATTGGTATTCCATTCCCACCCGTCGCCGTGATTCCACAGTATAAGGAAGGTATATCGGGTGCTATAGTTCGCGTTCGCCCAGTCGACAAACCGCGCGAGCGTGCCGGGGTCGCCCATATTAAGCTCGTCCGAGTCGCCTGTCGCGGAAAGCCCCATGCCGGACAGCCTCAGCGAGACGATCGTGTTATCGGGGGTGTTGTTCTGGTACATCGCCTGGTAGAGGCGCGTCCCCCTCCAGTCCCCGTCGGCGATAGACCAGCCGTAGATGCGGTCGAACAGGACGAGCACGATGATATTGGTATTCGTGAGCGCGCTCGCGGCTTCAATCTCGTTGAAGTCCTTGAGCGCGTCGGCCTCGAGATTGTTGTCGCCGTCGAGATACACCAGCACCATCCATAACGCGTTGGTCGGATGGGTTGGGGTATTATCGGCCGGCGGGACAGGCTCGTTTGTACAGGATATGAATATTAACGCGAGCAGGGCTAGGATAAAGGTGCGTATCATTGGAACTCCGGGAAATGTTTATCTAATAGTCTGACACGGAATCGTGGAAATTTCAAGCGGCGGATTAGAAATAAGTATTAACGAGAATACCTGACCGGGGCTTGCCATATTATTTCCCGCTTTCTATAATACTGTTGTCAGCTTGTCACTTATTACTTTACACTTTCCACTTCTAGGAGGCCGTATGCCCCAGCTAAGGCAGAACATTATCCTCAAGGAATGGGTGGTGATCGCCACCGAGCGCGCGAAACGTCCCGACCAGCTCCGCGAGGAAAAAGTTCCCGACTGCGACCGCCTGCCCGAGCATGACGACAAGTGCCCGTTCTGCGACAATCCCGGGGGTCATAAGGAGCAGGAGTTCCTGCGCATACCCGAGACCGGGCCGTGGCGCGTCCGGGTGGTCGCGAACCGTTACCCCGCCCTCGAACCCCCCACCGATAACATCCATGTTTATACCGAGGGGTTTTTCCGGTGGATGGACGGGGTCGGGCATCACGAGGTGATTATCGAATCGCCGAAGCATAACGAGACGATCGCGAATATGGAGATCGGGGACGTCGAACTGATTATCGAAACTTACCGGAAGCGGTACCTCGCGCTGAAAAAGAACGATTACCTCGAGACGATTATCCCGTTCAGGAACCACGGCGTCCGTGCGGGGGCGTCGATACCCCATCCGCATTCGCAGATTATCGCGGTGCCGGTTATCCCGCGCGACGTGATGACGCGGATGAACGAGAGCATCCGTTACCACGAGGAGCACCGGGGATGCGTGTTCTGCAAGGCGCTCAATAACGAGCTGGAGGTGGGCGAGCGCATCGTGCTGGAGACCCCCGACTTCGTGTCGTTTATCCCCTATGCCGCCGCATCGCCGTTCCATACATGGGTGTTCCCGAAACGGCATAGTTCCGACTTCGGGGATATTACCGACGAGGATATCAATGACTTGGCGTATGTCCTGCGCGGCACGCTGCGGAAAATCCATATCGGCCTCAACGACCCCGACTATAATTTCATTATCCGTTCCGCGCCGCGCGGCTACAGTAACTCGGAGTTCTTCCATTGGTATATCACCATCGTCCCGCGCCTGACGCGCACCGCGGGGTTCGAGCTCGGCACCGGGATGTTCATCAACCCGTCGATACCGGAGAACGACGCGGAGTACCTTCGGAGCATCAAGATATAACTTCCTTGCCAAATCAACGCTTACGTAATATAATATTCCGGTTGCATGACTTAGGAACTTAACAAGTCATACCCTGAGCCTGTACCGAGTAAAACGAGGTGCGAAGTCGAAGGGTAGATGAAGGAGTCATTATGGAATTCGATTATATCATCGTCGGAGCGGGATTTTCGGGCGCGGTGCTCGCGGAACGGCTGGCCTGCCAGCGCGGCGCGAAGGTGCTGATTGTCGATAAACGCCTCCATATCGGAGGAAACTGTTATGACTGCTACGATAAGAACGGCGTGCTGATCCACCTCTACGGCCCGCATATTTTTCACACCCCGTACAAGACGGTCTGGGATTATATCAGCCGTTTCAGCGAAATGCATCTCTATCATCACCGCGTCCTCGGGCTGATCGAGGGGCGGAAGGTACCGATTCCGTTCAGCCTGGCTACTATGGACGGGCTTTTACCGAAATCGCTCGGACAGCGTATCGAGGAGAAACTCATCAAGGAGTTCGGGATGGGGCAGAAGGTGCCGATCCTGAAGCTCCGCGAGGAGAACGACCCCGACCTGAAATTCCTCGCGGGATATGTGTACGAGAAGATATTCGCGTTCTATACCGAGAAGCAGTGGGGATTGAAGCCGGAGGAGCTTACCCCGGAGGTGACCGGACGGGTTCCCGTGTATATCAGCTGGGACGACCGCTATTTTCAGGACCGTTATCAGGGGATGCCGGTCGAGGGATATACCCGGTTGTTCGAACGGATG is part of the Brevinematales bacterium genome and encodes:
- the galT gene encoding galactose-1-phosphate uridylyltransferase; the protein is MPQLRQNIILKEWVVIATERAKRPDQLREEKVPDCDRLPEHDDKCPFCDNPGGHKEQEFLRIPETGPWRVRVVANRYPALEPPTDNIHVYTEGFFRWMDGVGHHEVIIESPKHNETIANMEIGDVELIIETYRKRYLALKKNDYLETIIPFRNHGVRAGASIPHPHSQIIAVPVIPRDVMTRMNESIRYHEEHRGCVFCKALNNELEVGERIVLETPDFVSFIPYAAASPFHTWVFPKRHSSDFGDITDEDINDLAYVLRGTLRKIHIGLNDPDYNFIIRSAPRGYSNSEFFHWYITIVPRLTRTAGFELGTGMFINPSIPENDAEYLRSIKI
- the glf gene encoding UDP-galactopyranose mutase — translated: MEFDYIIVGAGFSGAVLAERLACQRGAKVLIVDKRLHIGGNCYDCYDKNGVLIHLYGPHIFHTPYKTVWDYISRFSEMHLYHHRVLGLIEGRKVPIPFSLATMDGLLPKSLGQRIEEKLIKEFGMGQKVPILKLREENDPDLKFLAGYVYEKIFAFYTEKQWGLKPEELTPEVTGRVPVYISWDDRYFQDRYQGMPVEGYTRLFERMLDHPNIKLMMNTDYFEIRDEIQAKKKLIYTGPVDAFFEYRFGKLSYRTLDFVFENHPKERYQETATVNYPNDYGFTRISEFKLMTGQVSPTTTIVKEFSREAEIGKDELYYPMFTDEWLAKYKQYEAEAKKLGDVVFLGRLAQYKYYNMDQTILAALEAFDRL